The Streptomyces sp. NBC_00236 DNA window GGCCGCCGCCTACGACGAGGGGTACCAGCGCGGGGTCCACGACGAGGACGCCACGGCGATCCTCGCCGCCCTGCTGCGGCTGCACGCGACCGCCGGGCTGCTGCGTTTCCCGCCCGCCGTACGGGCCGCCGCCCAGCTGTTCTGGGCGGACGGGACGGACGAGGCCCGCAGGACGTCCTGGTCGCGCCGGGCCCGCTCCCTGGCACGCGCCCGCGAGACGTTCGGTAGCGGCCCTGCCGTCGCCGCGCTCCAGGAGGAGTGGGCGTCGGTCATCCCGGGAGACGGCTCCCGGGCCGTCGCCGCGTATCTCTTCGAGGAGCTGACCAGCGGCCCCGACGGCTTCGTCACCGCCGCGCACCTCCGCACGTTCCTGGACAAGTTCCGTCGCACGACCGGCACTTCGGCGTACGACGAGGACCTGACCGCCCTCAGGGACGACCTGCCGGCCCGCCGCCAGCTCGTCGAGGGCTGGCTCAGCTCGTACGCCCGGGCGAGCGGGACGGACCTGGAGGCGGGTGATCTCGCGGAGGCCGTCGCCGTCGAGCTCTGCCCGGAGCCGGTGCTGGCCCGCTACGAGGGCGACGCCCCGCTGACCGCGACCGTGGACGGGCTCCTCGGCGTCCATTCACGCATCGAGCGGGGCCGGATGACCGTACGGATCGACGAACTCCTTGTCCGTACCGAGACGTTCCGCACCGATACCGTCCCCGGCTTCCGCGCCTACCAGCGCCGGCGCACCGCCCTGGTCTCCGCCGAACGCACCCGGCTGCGGCTGGACGACCACCGGCCCCGGATCATGTCCGCGTTCGTCCGCAACCGGCTGCTCGACGAGGTCTACCTGCCGCTGATCGGCGACAGCCTCGCCAAGCAGCTCGGCACCGCGGACGCCGACCGGCGCACCGACTCGCAGGGCCTGCTGCTGCTCGTGTCACCGCCCGGCTACGGCAAGACGACGCTCATGGAGTACGTCGCCGACCGGCTCGGAATGGTGCTCGTCAAGGTCAGCGGGCCGAACCTCGGCCACGACGTGACCTCACTGGACCCCGCCCAGGCCCGCAGCGCGACCGCGCGCCAGGAGATCGAGAAGATCAACTTCGCGCTGGAGGCGGGCAACAACACCCTGCTCCACATCGACGACATCCAGCACACCTCACCGGAACTGCTCCAGAAGTTCATCCCGCTCTGCGACGCCACCCGCAGGATCGAAGGCGTACGGGACGGCGAGCCGCGCAGCTACGACCTGCGGGGCAAGCGGTTCGCGGTGTGCATGACGGGTAATCCGTACACCGAGTCCGGGGAGCGGTTCCAGGTCCCCGACATGCTGGCCAACCGGGCCGACGTCTGGAACCTGGGCGAGGTGCTGAGCGGGCGCGAGGACGTCTTCGCGCTGAGCTTCGTCGAGAACGCGCTGACCGCCAACCCGGTGCTGGCACCGCTCGCCGGCCGGTCCCGCGAGGACCTCGCCCTGCTGCTGCGGCTCGCCTCCGGCACCGACGCCACCGCCCGCGCGGACCGGCTCCAACACCCCTACGCCCCCGCCGAAGTGGACCGGATCACCGCCGTGCTCCGCCATCTGCTGCACGCCCGCGACACCGTGCTCGCGGTCAACGCCGCGTACATCGCCTCGGCCGCACAGACCGATGCGACCCGCACCGAACCGCCGTTCCGCCTCCAGGGCTCGTACCGCAACATGAACCGCATCGCGGAGCGCATCGTGCCCGTGATGAACGACGCCGAACTGTCCGCCGTCATCGACGACCACTACACGGGCGAGGCCCAGACGCTCACCACGGGCGCCGAGTCCGCCCTGCTGAAACTCGCCGCCCTGCGCGGAACGCTCGGCCCCGAGCAGGCCGCGCGCTGGTCCGCCGTCACCGCCTCGTACGTCCGCGGCCAGGCGCTCGGCGGCCCCGACGGCGATCCGCTGACCCGCGCGGTGGCCGCGCTCGGGGTGCTCGCGGACCGGATCGCGGCTGTCGAGACGGCGATCAGCAGGGCCGCCGACCCGCGCCACCTGCTCGCCCGGCCGCCGTCCGAAGCACACTCCGAGACGCCCTCCGGGACACACTCCGGGACACACGAGGGCCGCTGACCGTACCGATCACGAGAAGGGAGCAAGGCATGCTGGGACTTGTGCCTCCTCTTCCCCAGCAGCCCCAACGCTCCCCCCTCTCCGGACACATGGTCGTCTGCGGCGACGACGCGCTCGCCCAGCGGCTCGCCGTCGAACTGCGGTACGTCTACGGGGAGCGGGTCACCCTGGTCCTGCCCCCGGAGCCCGGCACGGCCGGACCGGAGCTGCCGCTGACCGGGCGAGGCCGGGCGGCCGCGCTGTTCGGCCGGATGTCGTCGGCGATGAGCCGCAACGGGGGCAACGGCGCCGGGAACGGGGACGGCGACACCAATGCCGGCGTGGAGGCGGTCCGCATCCTCCAGGCGGCCGAACCCTCCGACGAGGCCTTCGAGGAGGCCGGCGTCGGCACGGCCGCCGCGCTGGCCCTCGTCTACGACGACGACGAGCGCAACATCCGTGCCGCGCTGACCGCCCGCAGGCTCAACCCCCGTGTCCGGCTGGTGATCCGGCTCTACAACCGCAAGCTCGGCCAGCATCTGGAGACCCTGCTGGACCAGGCGGCCGCCGTCGCCTCACCCGGCATCGACCAGACCGTGCTGGACGCCTCCACCACGGTCCTGTCCGACGCCGACACCGCGGCGCCCGCCCTCGCGGCGACCGCGCTCTCCGGCTCCAGCAAGGTGATCCAGGCGGAGGGTCTGCTCCTGCGCGCCGCCGAGCGCACCCCGCCGCGGGACGGCCAGGCCGTCCGCCCGGCCCTGTGCACGCTGGCGCTGCTCTCCTCCACCACCCATGACCCGGCCGGCACCGAGGGCTCCGACAGCAGCGGCGACGAGGGCCCCCGGCTCCTGCCCGACCAGGCGCAGGTGGCCGCCGCGACGGGACGCGGGACGATCGTCCTGGAGGCCGTCAGCCGGCCGGGCCCCACCGGCCGCGAACGCCGGATGGGGGGCAGGGGCGCCCCGCTGGGCCAGGTCTTCTCGCGGCGGCTGCGCTGGTCCGCGCTGGGCGTCGGCGCGGCCGTCCTGGGACTCGCGGTGGCGTCCACGTTCACCACCGGGGACGAGCCGGTGCACGCCGCGTATCTGACGCTGCTCGACCTGTTCGCGATGGGCGACCCGGCGATCGGTGACCCGACCGCCCGCCAGGTCATCCAGATCCTGTCCGGGGTCGCCGGGCTGATGCTGCTGCCCCTGCTGGTGGCCGGGGTGCTGGAGGCGTTCGGGTCGCTGCGCACCGCCTCCGCCCTGCGCCGGCCGCCGCGCGGTCTGTCGGGGCACGTGGTGCTGCTCGGTCTCGGCAAGATCGGTACGCGCGTCCTCGTCCAGCTGCGTGAACTCGGCATCCCCGTGGTGTGCGTGGAGGACGACCCGGACGCCCGCGGCATCCCCGTGGCACGACGGCTGCGGGTGCCGGTGGTCCTCGGGGACGTGACGCAGGAGGGCGTCCTGGAGGCCGCGAAGATCCGCCGTTCCCGCGCACTGCTCGCCCTGACCAGCGTCGACACCACGAACCTGGAGGCCGCGCTGTACGCCCGCTCGGTCAAGCCGGACCTGCGGGTGACGCTGCGGCTCTTCGACGACGAGTTCGCCACCGCCGTCTACCGCACCCTGCGCACCGCCCATCCGCAGGCGCTGACCCGGTCCCGGTCGGTCTCGCATCTGGCGGCGCCGTCGTTCGCCGTCGCCATGATGGGCCGGCAGATCCTGGGGGCGGTGCCGGTCGAGCGGAAGGTGATGCTGTTCGCCGCGGTCGAGGTGGCCGGGCACCCGCAGCTGGAGGGCCGGACGGTGGAGCAGGCGTTCCGGGCCGGTGCCTGGCGGGTCCTCGCCCTGGACGTGGCGC harbors:
- a CDS encoding NAD-binding protein, with amino-acid sequence MLGLVPPLPQQPQRSPLSGHMVVCGDDALAQRLAVELRYVYGERVTLVLPPEPGTAGPELPLTGRGRAAALFGRMSSAMSRNGGNGAGNGDGDTNAGVEAVRILQAAEPSDEAFEEAGVGTAAALALVYDDDERNIRAALTARRLNPRVRLVIRLYNRKLGQHLETLLDQAAAVASPGIDQTVLDASTTVLSDADTAAPALAATALSGSSKVIQAEGLLLRAAERTPPRDGQAVRPALCTLALLSSTTHDPAGTEGSDSSGDEGPRLLPDQAQVAAATGRGTIVLEAVSRPGPTGRERRMGGRGAPLGQVFSRRLRWSALGVGAAVLGLAVASTFTTGDEPVHAAYLTLLDLFAMGDPAIGDPTARQVIQILSGVAGLMLLPLLVAGVLEAFGSLRTASALRRPPRGLSGHVVLLGLGKIGTRVLVQLRELGIPVVCVEDDPDARGIPVARRLRVPVVLGDVTQEGVLEAAKIRRSRALLALTSVDTTNLEAALYARSVKPDLRVTLRLFDDEFATAVYRTLRTAHPQALTRSRSVSHLAAPSFAVAMMGRQILGAVPVERKVMLFAAVEVAGHPQLEGRTVEQAFRAGAWRVLALDVAQPADRRPDLATPVTGDGAQDRPAGLVWNLHPGYVLQPTDRVVIAATRRGLAELLRRRGSLTRH